Proteins from a single region of Chromobacterium sp. ATCC 53434:
- a CDS encoding ABC transporter substrate-binding protein yields MRSAWWAWALGLVVLPAWSAAVRCPQHAIRLAFYPIGQFYRDHSGLDWDVAEELRRRSGCRFEYVVMPRARIWKELEAGRLDITLSAIASPERENVYWFLNYIQLKQYVLLSSSLPAAIASMEDFLDAGPQWRWTIVRSYHTSSYYDPLVARLAVQGRVVEVAEEDVLFRMLEQNRAVGMFSTPMVYRAKLRELGLEDRVRVVDWDKQSAPSPRGIVFTKRTFPEQDIGQWREMVDGMNRDGTMRRLIGRYMSPSETATALWR; encoded by the coding sequence ATGCGGAGTGCGTGGTGGGCGTGGGCCCTGGGTCTGGTCGTGCTGCCGGCATGGTCGGCGGCCGTCAGGTGCCCGCAGCATGCGATCCGGCTCGCCTTCTACCCGATCGGCCAGTTCTACCGCGACCACAGCGGCCTGGACTGGGATGTCGCCGAGGAGCTGCGCCGCCGCAGCGGCTGCCGCTTCGAATACGTGGTGATGCCGCGCGCCAGAATCTGGAAGGAGCTGGAGGCCGGACGGCTGGACATCACCTTGTCGGCGATCGCGAGCCCGGAGCGCGAGAACGTCTACTGGTTTCTCAACTACATCCAGCTGAAGCAATATGTGCTGCTGTCGTCGTCGCTGCCGGCTGCCATCGCCTCGATGGAGGATTTTCTCGACGCCGGGCCGCAGTGGCGCTGGACCATCGTCCGCAGCTACCACACCAGTTCCTACTACGATCCGCTGGTCGCGCGGCTGGCCGTGCAGGGGCGGGTGGTCGAGGTGGCGGAGGAGGATGTGCTGTTCCGCATGCTGGAGCAGAATCGCGCCGTCGGCATGTTTTCCACGCCGATGGTCTATCGCGCCAAGCTCAGGGAGCTTGGCCTGGAGGACAGGGTCAGGGTGGTCGATTGGGACAAGCAGTCGGCGCCCAGCCCGCGCGGCATCGTGTTCACCAAGCGGACGTTTCCCGAGCAGGACATCGGACAGTGGCGCGAAATGGTCGACGGCATGAACCGCGACGGCACGATGCGGCGGCTGATCGGCCGCTACATGAGTCCGTCGGAGACCGCCACGGCGCTGTGGCGCTAG